A genomic region of Arachis hypogaea cultivar Tifrunner chromosome 5, arahy.Tifrunner.gnm2.J5K5, whole genome shotgun sequence contains the following coding sequences:
- the LOC112803730 gene encoding probable ribosome biogenesis protein RLP24 isoform X2 yields MKRNPRKVKWTKAYRQVHGKDMTQDSTFEFERKRNRPERYDRNLAENVLKAIPKIEKIRVTKEERHHKNRMKGKKEKIQKEAAKELEQGISLVKSPLALQKDPSLTLPQKIKVSVFQWQSEDNNAMEE; encoded by the exons ATGAAGAGGAATCCTAGGAAAGTAAAATGGACCAAGGCGTATAGGCAGGTGCATGGAAAGGATATGACTCAG GATTCAACCTTTGAGTTTGAGAGAAAGCGAAACAGGCCAGAGAGATATGACAGGAATCTTGCGGAGAACGTCCTTAAGGCCATTCCAAAGATTGAAAAGATCAGAGTCACCAAGGAGGAAAGGCACCATAAGAATAG AATGAAGGGCAAGAAAGAAAAGATTCAGAAGGAGGCAGCAAAGGAGTTGGAGCAGGGCATCAGTTTGGTTAAATCTCCTTTGGCTCTTCAGAAGGACCCATCTCTTACATTACCACAAAAGATCAAAGTCTCTGTTTTCCAATGGCAATCAGAGGACAACAATGCGATGGAGGAGTGA